The following is a genomic window from Canis lupus baileyi chromosome 30, mCanLup2.hap1, whole genome shotgun sequence.
AAGATTCAGACCCCGGAACATCTTACTTTAGGGTTCATGCTCTTTGCCATTACCTTATGTCGTCTTGTGCAATGAGAGCTCCATTTAAGAGCACACCCACAgcttcacaatagccaagctattcTAAACAAAATTCATGTATCTTCACACCTTCTGGTGCCATGGTTTTATGATCTTCATATTGAGCATGTTCCCCATATTCTGCTGACTAGCACAACTGTACTCTCTTATTCTGGTTCATACTGTACAAACAATTGTAAGGAAACATagtctccttttttcttccaaatatttattcaatttttatctGGTCAAAAATCAATAACATAAAACCCACAAAAGTGTTGATCAAAAATAATGGCATGACAATtaagtttgtaattttaaatgaagtaaGTTTATTTACTACAAAGAGTATTTTTCCAACTCCTAAAGCacttaagaaatagtgaaaagaggaagaagaataggAGAAATGTAGTGGGTATAGTAAGCTTGAACTCATTATATTCAAAGGTCTCTGGCTACTATGTGGTTATGAAGTCCGtggaagtgaaattaaaaatattcttgcgCTTTTCCAGCAATAGATTCAACTTCATGTTGATTACAAGAGTGCTGTGATGCAGCAGATAAATTAGAGTTGAATCCATCAGAATTCATGCGACTAGACAGGGTTCAGGGTCCCTTTAAACTCCAATATTATATGGATTTCTGATATTGGTAGcgcattatatttatataataggcCAGATTCAATGCTAAGTCTTTCCACTGATAATAACCAGTGGCCAAAATGTCATGTTGACTTAAGTACTCACATGAGTTCTTAGTTGCAACTCTCAGTGCTCTGTAACAAATAGTTTGacctaaaatatttaacatgctTTCCAATCCCAGCTTACTACGAGAAATGCCCCAAAGagcaaaaaagaacatttttctctttgaagacAGTGGAAGACATCTCTATTCACTCACAAACCCATGCACAATAATATGCATTTAGAGAAACAAAATTTCCTAGATATCTTAAGAAATCAATTTACCTCTATTAGAATATGTTATCTCCTATCTACGCACTCTACTCATTCTTCACTTACAAGGTAGTTGCAAACCACCAGTAACACAGCAAGTTGGATCATAAGTATTAGAAGAAGATTCCAGGAGTTGTGACTTTGTTGCAACAGAGACCGGAAGCCTACAGGAACTGGATTCGGAGCTCTGAGATTGACATTGGCCAGGTTCACATTCTAGAGTCTGACAACTCTTAGACACATACGCCTTTGGTGGACAACTCTTTGCCACGTAGCTCACAGGCTGGCAGTTCTGGACTACAAAACCCACTTGCTGGTTGCTTCCTGACTGGCAAGGCTGAGAAACACACTCCGACACTGCTGAGGAACGTCCTGATTGGCATATTGTCTTTTCACAGGGCC
Proteins encoded in this region:
- the KRTAP27-1 gene encoding keratin-associated protein 27-1; protein product: MPQSQGRSLRSSYNVPPLSAIVHESKLINFEDGLFLPSSCHGKTWLLDNFQETCSETTGCKMPNRKQELCTEPSCMQSAGLPRVVQTTCSNSRPCEKTICQSGRSSAVSECVSQPCQSGSNQQVGFVVQNCQPVSYVAKSCPPKAYVSKSCQTLECEPGQCQSQSSESSSCRLPVSVATKSQLLESSSNTYDPTCCVTGGLQLPCK